From the genome of Hathewaya histolytica, one region includes:
- a CDS encoding DegV family protein, with protein sequence MNDFVIITDSGCDLSLDIVKFLNIEYMGLVCDLNGKEIIEDCGASLSYKDFYRAIREGASPTTSQINSFRFYTEFEKHVKDNNKVLYIAFSSALSGTYNSAVMAREDILEKYPDADISIVDTRGASSGQGLLVYKAAKLREEGKSKEEIVKWLETNKNRVCHYFTVDDLKHLKRGGRISAVSANIGGLLNIKPVMYINDEGKLIPFYKARGHKQALKKLFENLEAHLSDDSLEEIFIAHSDNLKGAEELANMIKEKYNVKNIIINYIGLAIGSHTGVGTVALYFLGTHKEPK encoded by the coding sequence ATGAATGATTTTGTAATTATAACTGATTCAGGTTGTGATTTATCTTTAGATATAGTGAAGTTTTTAAATATTGAATATATGGGATTAGTATGTGATTTAAATGGAAAAGAGATAATTGAAGATTGTGGAGCATCACTTTCATATAAGGACTTTTATAGAGCAATTAGAGAGGGGGCATCTCCAACCACAAGTCAAATTAATTCTTTCAGATTTTATACAGAGTTTGAAAAACACGTAAAAGATAATAATAAAGTATTATATATTGCTTTTTCTTCTGCATTAAGTGGAACCTATAATAGTGCGGTAATGGCTAGAGAAGATATACTTGAGAAATATCCAGATGCAGATATATCCATAGTGGATACAAGAGGAGCATCTAGTGGTCAAGGACTTTTAGTTTATAAGGCTGCTAAGTTAAGGGAAGAAGGAAAGTCAAAAGAAGAGATAGTAAAATGGTTAGAAACAAATAAAAATAGAGTATGTCACTATTTTACAGTGGATGATCTTAAGCATCTAAAAAGAGGTGGAAGAATTAGTGCTGTTTCAGCTAATATCGGAGGTTTACTTAACATAAAACCAGTAATGTATATTAATGATGAGGGTAAACTGATTCCTTTTTATAAGGCAAGAGGACATAAACAAGCGCTAAAAAAACTGTTTGAAAATTTAGAAGCTCATTTATCAGATGACAGCCTAGAAGAGATATTTATAGCTCATAGTGATAATTTAAAAGGGGCTGAAGAACTAGCGAATATGATCAAAGAAAAGTATAATGTGAAAAATATTATAATAAACTATATTGGACTCGCTATAGGAAGTCACACAGGAGTAGGAACTGTAGCGCTTTACTTTTTAGGAACCCATAAAGAACCTAAGTAA
- a CDS encoding ABC-F family ATP-binding cassette domain-containing protein, with translation MITVTNLSLRYGEKKLFEDVNLKFTPGNCYGVIGANGAGKSTFLKILSGEIEPNKGDVSIQPGVRMSILKQDHFKYDEFPVLETVIMGNERLYEIMKEKDIIYAKTPFTDEDGIKASELEGEFAELNGWESESEASSLLQGLGIGTELHEKFMKELSGSEKVKVLLAQALFGNPGVLILDEPTNHLDIKSINWLEEFLINFHGTVIVVSHDRHFLNKVCTHMADVDFGAIKLYVGNYDFWYESSQLALKMAKEQNKKKEEKVKELQEFIARFSANASKSKQATSRKKLLDKIDLEDIQPSSRRYPFIGFKPEREVGNDILRVDSLSKSIDGVNVLNNVSFTVGKNDKIAFIGDELSISTLFKIIAGEMEPDSGEYKWGVTITKAYLPKDNSEYFNDVDLNLVDWLRQYSEEKSESYLRGFLGRMLFSGEEPLKEVKVLSGGEKVRCMLSKTMLNNANVLILDQPTNHLDLESITALNNGLVDYKSNILFTSHDHQFIQTIANRVIDISPNEFIDKKVTFDEYLESK, from the coding sequence TTGATTACAGTAACGAATTTAAGTTTAAGATATGGAGAGAAAAAACTTTTTGAAGATGTAAATCTTAAATTTACACCTGGGAATTGCTATGGTGTTATAGGCGCTAATGGTGCAGGTAAAAGTACATTTTTAAAAATTTTATCTGGAGAAATAGAACCTAATAAAGGTGATGTATCCATTCAACCTGGTGTTAGAATGTCTATTTTAAAGCAAGATCACTTTAAATATGATGAATTCCCTGTTTTAGAAACAGTTATAATGGGAAATGAAAGACTTTATGAAATTATGAAGGAAAAGGATATTATATATGCTAAAACTCCTTTTACAGATGAAGATGGAATAAAAGCCTCTGAACTTGAAGGAGAGTTTGCTGAATTAAACGGATGGGAATCAGAATCTGAAGCATCTTCCCTACTTCAAGGACTAGGTATAGGTACAGAGCTCCATGAAAAATTTATGAAAGAATTATCTGGCAGTGAAAAAGTGAAAGTATTACTTGCTCAAGCCCTATTTGGTAATCCTGGTGTGCTTATACTAGATGAGCCTACTAACCATTTAGATATAAAATCTATTAACTGGCTTGAGGAGTTTTTAATAAATTTTCATGGTACAGTAATTGTAGTATCCCATGATAGACATTTCCTAAATAAAGTATGTACACACATGGCTGATGTTGACTTTGGTGCTATCAAGTTATATGTTGGAAACTATGATTTTTGGTATGAATCTAGCCAATTAGCTCTTAAAATGGCTAAGGAACAGAACAAGAAAAAAGAAGAAAAAGTTAAAGAACTTCAAGAGTTTATTGCAAGATTTAGTGCTAATGCATCTAAATCCAAGCAAGCAACTTCTCGTAAAAAGTTACTAGATAAAATCGATTTAGAAGATATTCAACCTTCTAGTAGAAGATATCCTTTCATAGGTTTCAAACCTGAGAGAGAAGTTGGTAATGATATATTAAGAGTAGATTCATTAAGTAAGAGCATAGATGGAGTAAATGTATTAAATAATGTAAGCTTCACTGTGGGCAAGAACGATAAAATTGCGTTTATCGGCGACGAACTTTCTATATCTACATTATTTAAAATAATAGCTGGAGAAATGGAACCAGATAGTGGAGAATATAAGTGGGGCGTTACTATAACAAAAGCTTATTTACCTAAGGATAACTCAGAGTACTTTAATGATGTAGATTTAAATCTGGTTGATTGGTTAAGACAATACTCAGAAGAAAAATCCGAAAGCTATTTACGTGGTTTTCTTGGAAGAATGTTATTCTCTGGTGAAGAACCATTAAAAGAAGTTAAAGTTCTATCTGGTGGTGAGAAGGTTAGATGCATGTTATCAAAAACTATGCTTAATAATGCTAATGTGCTTATATTAGACCAACCAACTAACCACTTGGATTTAGAATCAATAACTGCTTTAAATAATGGCTTGGTAGATTATAAGAGTAATATATTATTCACTTCTCATGATCACCAATTCATACAAACTATTGCCAATAGAGTTATAGATATAAGTCCTAATGAATTTATTGATAAGAAAGTTACTTTTGATGAATACTTAGAAAGCAAATAA
- the glmS gene encoding glutamine--fructose-6-phosphate transaminase (isomerizing), translated as MCGIVGYFGNREVAPLLINGLSKLEYRGYDSSGIAVIQQDGINVTKCKGRLKCLEEKLEQNPVHGNIGIGHTRWATHGQPSYLNSHPHSNKEGTITIVHNGIIENYINLREKLIKKGYEFVSETDTEVIPHLIDYYYEGDLLVAVRKAVSKMEGSYALGVISSHEPDKVVAVRKDSPLIVGLGDGEAFIASDIPAVLNETRDIYLLNDNEFVLMDKSGVQLCDIDGEKIEKEVYHVTWDADAAEKGGYEHFMIKEIHEQPKVIKDTMASRILLGEPINLDNINITKEQIEKLSKIYIVACGTAYHAGVVGKYAIEKLARIPVEVDIASEFKYRDPLVDENSLMIVISQSGETADTLAALRLAKSKGARVIAVTNVVGSTVSREAEDVLYTWAGPEIAVASTKAYVTQLIAMYIIALYFAQNNGALSSEELEEIKSAMLQLPLKAEEVLENKEAIQKFASENYMHRDMFFLGRGMDYAVAMEGSLKLKEISYIHSEAYAGGELKHGPIALMEEGTVVISLATQSNLIDKMVSNIKEVTARGAKVAAFVPKGHIEVEENVDSVTYLPNVIDILTPVISVIPLQLFSYYVAVQKGCDVDKPRNLAKSVTVE; from the coding sequence ATGTGCGGAATAGTTGGATATTTTGGAAATAGAGAGGTAGCACCTTTATTAATTAATGGATTAAGCAAATTAGAATATAGAGGATATGATTCATCAGGTATAGCAGTAATACAGCAAGATGGAATCAATGTTACAAAGTGTAAAGGAAGATTAAAGTGTCTAGAAGAAAAGTTAGAACAAAATCCAGTACATGGTAATATAGGTATAGGACATACAAGATGGGCAACACATGGACAACCATCATATTTAAATTCTCATCCTCATTCAAATAAAGAAGGAACAATTACTATAGTTCATAATGGAATTATTGAAAACTACATTAACTTAAGAGAAAAACTAATTAAAAAAGGATATGAATTTGTATCAGAAACCGATACAGAAGTAATTCCTCATTTAATAGATTACTACTATGAAGGAGATCTTTTAGTAGCAGTTAGAAAAGCTGTATCTAAGATGGAAGGAAGTTATGCTCTAGGGGTTATATCTTCACATGAGCCAGATAAAGTAGTAGCAGTTAGAAAAGATAGCCCATTAATCGTTGGACTTGGAGATGGAGAAGCTTTCATAGCATCTGATATTCCAGCAGTTTTAAATGAAACAAGGGATATCTATCTATTAAATGATAACGAATTTGTTTTAATGGACAAAAGTGGTGTTCAACTATGTGATATAGATGGCGAAAAAATAGAAAAAGAAGTGTACCATGTAACTTGGGATGCTGATGCAGCAGAAAAAGGTGGATACGAGCATTTCATGATAAAAGAAATTCATGAGCAGCCAAAAGTAATAAAAGATACTATGGCATCTAGAATTTTATTAGGAGAGCCAATAAATTTAGATAACATTAATATAACAAAAGAACAAATAGAAAAATTAAGTAAAATTTATATAGTAGCATGTGGAACAGCTTACCATGCTGGTGTAGTTGGTAAATATGCAATAGAAAAGTTAGCAAGAATACCAGTTGAAGTGGACATTGCTTCAGAATTTAAATATAGAGATCCATTAGTAGATGAAAATTCTCTTATGATTGTTATAAGCCAATCAGGAGAAACAGCAGACACTTTAGCTGCTCTAAGACTTGCGAAATCTAAGGGAGCAAGAGTTATTGCTGTAACTAATGTAGTTGGAAGTACAGTTTCAAGAGAGGCAGAAGATGTTTTATATACTTGGGCAGGGCCAGAAATTGCTGTAGCTTCAACAAAAGCATATGTAACACAGCTTATAGCAATGTATATAATTGCATTGTATTTTGCTCAAAATAACGGAGCATTATCTAGCGAAGAATTAGAGGAAATAAAATCAGCAATGTTACAACTTCCACTAAAAGCAGAAGAGGTATTAGAAAATAAAGAAGCAATACAAAAGTTTGCATCAGAAAACTATATGCACAGAGATATGTTCTTCCTAGGAAGAGGAATGGACTACGCTGTTGCTATGGAGGGCTCTTTGAAATTAAAAGAAATCTCTTATATTCACTCAGAAGCATATGCAGGTGGAGAATTAAAGCATGGTCCAATAGCATTAATGGAAGAGGGCACAGTGGTTATTTCACTAGCTACACAGTCTAATTTAATAGATAAGATGGTAAGTAATATAAAAGAGGTAACAGCAAGAGGTGCTAAGGTAGCCGCTTTTGTACCAAAAGGTCATATTGAAGTTGAAGAGAATGTAGATTCAGTAACTTATCTTCCAAATGTTATAGATATATTAACACCAGTAATATCAGTAATTCCATTACAATTATTCTCATACTATGTAGCAGTCCAAAAAGGATGCGACGTAGATAAACCAAGAAACTTAGCTAAATCAGTAACAGTTGAATAA
- a CDS encoding haloacid dehalogenase-like hydrolase: MNNLIKKSLSVALTCSIALSLAACGSSNKAEENKTNNTKTEQSTNNTANQGEVKLEKGNWAPENYKALSALIEKHGKNSKDYNAQKKPYAVFDWDNTTIINDVEEALLAYQLENLEFKMTPEEFSKTIRINIPKDNFKPECNNKEGKPVNIELVGADIDSDYKFLYENYKGFKGTKSLDEIKKTTEYKDFIAKTRYLYASIGESFSSDVSYPWVTYLFAGMNEKEVAELTKKSNQYWLKHELGEETWTSPAELKGKAGVVSVKFNTGLRTLKEQQNLYKTLMANGIDVYICSASFIDVVRAFATDSEFGYELPKENVFAMELERDDKGVIKSEFRKGYDQTQSKGKTKTIERFLVEKHGGQGPLIVGGDSAGDVAMLSDFKDTKFSLIINRCKGGDLGKLSKEAADTIGKDDARYYLQGRDENTGEFRPTQKSIFLGSKEEKLLKESK; the protein is encoded by the coding sequence ATGAATAATTTAATTAAAAAATCTCTTAGTGTAGCTTTAACATGCTCAATCGCTCTTTCTTTAGCTGCATGTGGTTCTTCTAATAAGGCAGAAGAAAATAAGACAAATAATACTAAAACCGAGCAAAGTACAAATAACACTGCTAACCAAGGTGAAGTTAAATTAGAAAAAGGTAACTGGGCACCAGAAAACTATAAGGCTTTAAGTGCTCTTATAGAAAAGCATGGTAAAAACAGCAAAGACTACAATGCTCAAAAAAAACCATACGCTGTATTTGATTGGGATAATACAACAATTATAAATGATGTTGAAGAAGCTTTATTAGCTTACCAATTAGAAAATCTTGAGTTTAAAATGACTCCAGAAGAATTCAGCAAAACTATAAGAATTAATATTCCAAAAGATAACTTTAAACCAGAATGTAATAATAAAGAAGGTAAACCTGTAAATATAGAATTAGTTGGTGCTGATATCGATTCAGACTACAAATTCCTATATGAAAATTATAAAGGATTTAAAGGTACTAAATCTTTAGATGAAATTAAAAAAACTACTGAATATAAAGATTTTATAGCTAAAACTAGATATCTTTATGCTTCAATCGGTGAATCTTTTAGTTCAGATGTAAGCTACCCATGGGTAACTTATTTATTTGCTGGAATGAACGAAAAAGAAGTTGCTGAGCTTACTAAAAAGTCAAATCAATATTGGTTAAAACATGAGTTAGGCGAAGAAACTTGGACTAGCCCGGCAGAATTAAAAGGAAAAGCTGGCGTTGTTTCAGTTAAATTTAATACTGGCTTAAGAACTTTAAAAGAGCAACAAAACCTTTATAAAACTTTAATGGCTAATGGAATTGATGTTTATATTTGTTCAGCATCATTTATAGATGTTGTTAGAGCATTTGCTACAGATTCTGAATTTGGATATGAACTTCCTAAAGAAAATGTATTTGCAATGGAACTTGAAAGAGATGACAAAGGCGTAATTAAATCTGAATTTAGAAAAGGTTATGATCAAACTCAAAGCAAAGGTAAAACTAAAACTATAGAAAGATTTTTAGTTGAAAAACACGGCGGTCAAGGTCCATTAATTGTTGGTGGAGATAGTGCTGGTGACGTTGCTATGTTGTCTGATTTTAAAGATACAAAATTCAGCTTAATAATTAATAGATGTAAAGGTGGCGATCTTGGTAAACTTTCAAAAGAAGCTGCTGATACTATAGGTAAAGATGACGCTAGATATTATTTACAAGGAAGAGATGAAAACACTGGTGAATTTAGACCAACTCAAAAATCTATATTCCTAGGAAGCAAAGAAGAAAAACTTCTTAAAGAAAGTAAATAA
- a CDS encoding O-antigen ligase family protein, producing MLLVLFMVISPYTTAIPCIYMTYRVLVGKIIVEKNYLNIGLFLLFIWSLIVGVLNRSITSIFSSFALLMYFCSSVYIQSYCINRDRVEKIYRCLIYFSVFSGIFGIIEKIFCLYFKENVVARFLDFTFQTIHNKRIYSTFGNPNVAGNWFAIMILVSIYFCSTDSRYNKLFYKASTLLFLVALFLTGSRGAFIGLVFGLFAFYLFKFDWNKKNIWIYILLFIFIVVVTFIPLPILNNVIAHNVDRSFHNRVGIWRGCITMAKNKPITGWGLMAVWDYGSEYIVGYNKMLFHAHNIWITFMTTLGAVGFLIYMYIKINLLRSLKVLYTQRCPFVPMLAGIQALIIGHGLVDFTMIAPQAALLFISCSAVTLSLLRQYSTVLDSKPLRIRNKLKSLFRLN from the coding sequence TTGCTTTTAGTATTATTTATGGTTATTTCCCCTTATACAACAGCTATTCCGTGCATATACATGACATATAGGGTTTTAGTAGGAAAAATTATTGTAGAGAAAAATTATCTTAATATAGGGCTTTTTTTATTGTTTATATGGTCTTTAATTGTAGGAGTTTTAAATCGTAGTATAACATCAATATTTTCATCCTTTGCCTTACTTATGTATTTTTGCAGTAGTGTGTATATACAAAGCTATTGTATTAATAGGGATAGGGTAGAAAAGATATATAGATGTTTGATATATTTCTCAGTTTTTTCTGGTATATTTGGAATTATAGAAAAGATTTTTTGTTTATATTTTAAAGAGAATGTTGTAGCAAGATTCCTAGATTTTACTTTTCAAACTATACATAATAAAAGGATATATAGTACCTTTGGCAATCCTAATGTGGCTGGTAATTGGTTTGCTATAATGATACTTGTTAGTATTTATTTTTGTTCTACAGACTCTAGATATAATAAGTTGTTTTATAAAGCATCGACGCTTTTATTTCTTGTTGCTTTATTTTTAACAGGATCTCGTGGGGCGTTCATTGGATTAGTATTTGGGCTTTTTGCCTTTTACCTATTTAAATTTGATTGGAATAAAAAAAATATATGGATATATATATTATTATTTATATTTATAGTAGTGGTTACATTTATACCATTACCTATTTTAAATAATGTCATAGCCCATAATGTTGATCGTTCATTTCATAATCGTGTAGGAATATGGAGGGGATGTATTACAATGGCAAAAAATAAACCTATTACAGGTTGGGGACTTATGGCTGTATGGGATTATGGATCAGAGTACATAGTTGGGTATAATAAAATGTTATTTCATGCTCATAATATTTGGATTACATTTATGACCACGCTCGGAGCTGTAGGATTTTTAATATATATGTATATTAAAATAAATTTACTTAGAAGTTTAAAAGTTCTTTATACACAAAGATGCCCTTTTGTTCCTATGCTCGCTGGCATTCAGGCTTTAATAATTGGTCATGGACTAGTTGATTTTACAATGATTGCACCGCAGGCGGCTTTATTGTTTATATCGTGTTCAGCTGTAACATTATCACTTTTAAGACAATATAGTACTGTATTGGATAGTAAACCCTTACGAATTAGAAATAAATTAAAATCATTGTTTAGACTTAATTAG
- the glmM gene encoding phosphoglucosamine mutase, whose product MSRIFGTDGVRGIANTELTSELAFKLGKAGAYVLTEGAHKPKVVVGMDTRISGDMLESALVSGLLSVGAEAICLGVVPTPAVAYLTRKYNADAGVVISASHNPVEYNGIKFFNSQGYKLKDELEDKIQELIENNFEGVPQPTGENLGRKKMVANAIEDYVEFAKSTINCDLKGLKIALDCANGASYITSLKAFKGLGAEVLVINNNPDGANINKACGSTHPEQLMSFVKDNNCDFGLAFDGDADRCLAVDEKGNLVNGDFLMAICAKDLKEQGKLKKDTLVVTVMSNMGLDIALDKENIKRVKTKVGDRYVLEEMASKGYSLGGEQSGHLIFLDFNTTGDGLVSGLQIASVIKRKGKTLSELTSIMTELPQVLVNAKVPNNMKDIHIKDEAIAEQIRKMEEHLNGSGRVLIRPSGTEPLVRVMLEGKDKKEIENMAIALAKKIEEKANN is encoded by the coding sequence ATGAGCAGAATTTTTGGTACAGATGGTGTTAGAGGAATTGCCAATACAGAACTTACGTCAGAACTTGCTTTTAAATTGGGTAAAGCTGGAGCTTACGTTTTAACAGAGGGAGCACATAAACCAAAAGTTGTAGTAGGTATGGATACGAGAATATCTGGAGATATGCTAGAGTCAGCGTTAGTTTCAGGATTATTATCTGTTGGAGCTGAAGCTATTTGTTTAGGGGTTGTTCCCACACCAGCAGTTGCATATTTAACAAGAAAATATAATGCAGATGCAGGAGTTGTTATATCGGCATCCCATAATCCTGTAGAATATAATGGAATAAAATTTTTTAACTCACAAGGTTATAAATTAAAAGACGAATTAGAAGATAAAATTCAAGAACTTATAGAAAATAATTTTGAAGGTGTTCCACAACCTACAGGAGAAAATTTAGGTAGAAAGAAAATGGTTGCTAATGCAATCGAAGATTATGTAGAATTTGCAAAAAGCACTATAAATTGTGATTTAAAAGGGTTAAAAATAGCATTAGATTGTGCTAATGGAGCATCTTACATAACTTCACTAAAGGCTTTTAAGGGACTAGGAGCAGAAGTTTTAGTTATAAATAATAATCCAGATGGAGCAAATATAAATAAGGCATGTGGTTCAACACACCCAGAGCAGTTAATGAGTTTTGTAAAGGATAATAACTGTGATTTTGGACTAGCTTTCGATGGAGATGCAGATAGATGTCTTGCGGTTGATGAGAAAGGAAACCTTGTAAATGGAGATTTTCTTATGGCTATATGCGCAAAAGATTTAAAAGAGCAGGGGAAACTTAAAAAAGATACTCTTGTAGTTACAGTTATGAGTAATATGGGACTTGATATAGCATTAGATAAAGAAAACATAAAGAGGGTAAAAACCAAGGTTGGAGACAGATATGTTCTTGAAGAAATGGCTTCAAAGGGATATAGTCTTGGTGGAGAACAATCAGGACATTTAATATTCCTAGATTTTAATACAACAGGAGATGGGCTAGTATCTGGTCTGCAAATAGCATCGGTAATTAAACGTAAAGGGAAAACATTATCAGAACTAACAAGCATAATGACAGAACTTCCTCAAGTGCTTGTTAATGCGAAAGTTCCTAATAATATGAAAGATATTCATATTAAAGATGAGGCAATTGCTGAACAAATAAGAAAGATGGAAGAACATTTAAATGGTTCAGGAAGAGTGCTTATAAGACCTTCAGGAACGGAGCCGCTAGTTAGAGTTATGCTTGAAGGAAAAGATAAAAAAGAAATAGAGAATATGGCAATAGCACTAGCTAAAAAAATAGAAGAAAAAGCAAATAATTAA
- a CDS encoding methyl-accepting chemotaxis protein, whose amino-acid sequence MKKISVKIIIAIITSTLIVSVLVGRLSFFNSKRFSEEEIKYKLDYMVEANVEKLNGTYIGMENIAEDLGGTASSLIDFEKLSKDKNFIEEYQKNMDEIIKNVVTSKEKGLGVYFIINPELYTDTKLRVICYEDSEGSGQAKKEEYDYDRGSFLPNSGDKEWYHEYVRNKSGTWDEPHADSKGNFQIAFAKPVFKGNKYVGLMVVDMNFTQYAKTINSMKFYNTGYAFVVNDKLDYIIDKKKKNDTNLEKEEKGKYKNIAQKVKSNDKGFLQEEYSKKKSYISYGKLMTGWKMIIVVPKSEVLAHLNKNLIQIIVTTLIIISLSMVFALFIGKMISKPVVNVTKMLDSMKNLDLTYKIDRRIFLLKDEIGTMARSAESFREELRNTFKSIQVLSEGVLDNAKKVTNNSEEAVYSSNAVSSTVEEIAKGAGELACNSQNGAERLVNLSNKIMLVVDSNQSLKEYSENTREINKNGMNTLDNLVEKFNINTERITDVSNNIDRLSNKSGSVGKIVSTIEKIAEQTNLLALNAAIEAARAGEAGRGFAVVADEVRKLAEETAVSTRQISDIIKEIQIEIQETKSNMDISLGLTEETENALKVQEESFKGIEKAIFNTLDKLDILSENIKIVNEDKEAVLSVIQEVSAVSQESAASTEEVSASVEEQLKTFEDIAESSNKLENISQELNNLVEKFNI is encoded by the coding sequence ATGAAAAAGATTAGTGTAAAAATAATTATAGCAATAATAACATCTACACTGATAGTTTCAGTTTTAGTAGGGAGGCTTAGTTTTTTTAATAGTAAGAGATTTTCAGAAGAAGAAATAAAGTATAAGTTAGATTACATGGTAGAGGCTAATGTAGAAAAATTAAACGGTACTTATATAGGCATGGAAAATATTGCAGAAGATCTTGGGGGTACTGCGAGTTCTCTTATAGATTTTGAAAAACTAAGCAAGGATAAAAATTTTATAGAAGAGTATCAAAAGAATATGGATGAAATTATTAAAAATGTGGTGACATCTAAGGAAAAAGGACTTGGAGTTTATTTTATAATAAATCCAGAACTTTATACAGACACAAAATTACGGGTTATTTGTTATGAAGATAGTGAGGGATCAGGGCAAGCAAAAAAGGAAGAGTATGATTATGATAGGGGATCTTTTCTTCCTAATAGCGGAGATAAAGAATGGTATCATGAGTATGTGAGAAATAAAAGCGGAACATGGGATGAACCACATGCCGATTCTAAGGGGAATTTCCAAATAGCTTTTGCAAAGCCTGTATTTAAAGGTAATAAGTACGTTGGACTCATGGTTGTAGATATGAATTTTACACAATATGCTAAAACAATAAATAGTATGAAGTTTTATAATACAGGATATGCTTTTGTGGTAAATGATAAACTTGATTATATAATAGACAAAAAGAAAAAGAATGACACAAATCTAGAAAAAGAAGAAAAGGGAAAATATAAAAACATAGCTCAAAAAGTCAAATCAAACGATAAAGGATTTCTTCAAGAGGAGTACAGTAAGAAAAAGTCTTATATAAGCTACGGTAAGCTCATGACAGGATGGAAGATGATAATCGTAGTTCCAAAGTCAGAAGTTTTAGCACATCTAAATAAAAATTTAATCCAAATTATAGTAACTACTTTAATAATAATCTCATTATCAATGGTCTTTGCATTATTTATAGGAAAAATGATATCTAAGCCAGTAGTAAATGTAACCAAAATGCTAGATTCTATGAAAAATTTAGATTTAACATATAAAATAGATAGAAGAATATTTCTACTTAAGGATGAGATAGGGACTATGGCAAGGTCTGCAGAATCTTTTAGGGAAGAGCTCAGAAATACCTTTAAAAGTATCCAAGTACTATCTGAAGGTGTATTAGATAATGCTAAAAAGGTAACTAATAATTCTGAAGAAGCTGTATATTCCTCTAATGCAGTCTCTAGTACAGTAGAAGAAATTGCAAAGGGTGCAGGAGAACTTGCTTGTAATTCACAAAATGGTGCAGAGAGGTTAGTTAACTTATCAAATAAAATTATGTTAGTGGTAGATAGTAACCAATCATTAAAAGAGTATTCAGAGAACACAAGAGAGATAAATAAGAACGGTATGAATACATTAGATAATTTAGTTGAAAAATTCAATATTAATACAGAAAGAATAACGGATGTATCTAACAATATAGATAGATTATCAAATAAGTCTGGTTCTGTTGGGAAAATTGTATCTACTATAGAGAAAATAGCAGAACAAACGAATCTACTTGCATTAAATGCTGCTATAGAAGCAGCAAGAGCAGGAGAGGCAGGACGTGGATTTGCTGTAGTTGCGGATGAAGTAAGGAAGCTTGCAGAAGAGACAGCGGTATCTACGAGACAAATATCAGATATAATAAAAGAAATTCAAATAGAAATACAAGAAACTAAATCAAATATGGATATAAGTTTAGGACTTACAGAAGAAACAGAAAATGCATTAAAAGTGCAAGAAGAGTCTTTCAAAGGTATAGAAAAGGCCATTTTTAATACTTTAGATAAGTTAGATATTTTATCTGAAAATATTAAGATAGTAAACGAGGATAAAGAAGCTGTTCTTAGTGTTATTCAAGAAGTAAGTGCAGTATCACAAGAATCTGCAGCATCTACAGAGGAAGTTTCAGCATCTGTAGAAGAACAACTTAAAACTTTTGAAGATATAGCCGAGTCATCAAATAAGCTAGAGAATATATCACAAGAGTTAAATAATTTAGTTGAAAAGTTTAATATATAA